From a single Vitis vinifera cultivar Pinot Noir 40024 chromosome 18, ASM3070453v1 genomic region:
- the LOC100248978 gene encoding pathogen-related protein, translating to MASSVGEGDKYRYHLDGEEENTEWRYGAPPNYEVVHKLFEEGRTKIWPAGSLEEKVQNLVKTWEMEMFHKVNLDDYKTTDPKKYTFSLNGREPMNYEEIMKNGGYNPLLQTSLPEKLRVYNPADETAQSAHLAFTTTFPRGFALEILHVYSGPPVIVYKFRHWGFMEGPFKGHAPTGEMVEFFGMAVFELDEHMKIVKVEFFYDSGELLGGLVKGPTLDSTTYGASAGCPVLRNTG from the exons ATGGCATCTTCGGTTGGTGAGGGTGACAAATATCGGTATCATTTGGATGGAGAGGAGGAGAACACTGAATGGAGATATGGGGCTCCTCCTAACTATGAGGTTGTGCACAAGCTCTTTGAAGAAGGCAGGACTAAG ATATGGCCTGCTGGGTCACTCGAAGAAAAAGTGCAGAATCTTGTGAAGACATGGGAAATGGAGATGTTCCATAAGGTCAATTTGGATGACTACAAAACGACTGATCCCAAAAAATATACTTTCAGCCTGAATG GGAGGGAACCTATGAACTATGAAGAGATCATGAAAAATGGAGGCTATAATCCACTGCTACAAACCTCCTTGCCTGAGAAGCTCCGGGTCTATAACCCAGCTGATGAAACTGCACAGTCAGCTCACCTGGCTTTCACCACAACCTTTCCACGAGGTTTTGCACTGGAGATTCTCCATGTCTATTCTGGGCCACCGGTGATTGTCTACAAATTTAGGCACTGGGGCTTCATGGAGGGTCCTTTTAAAGGACATGCACCCACtggagaaatggtagaattctttGGGATGGCAGTCTTTGAG TTGGATGAACATATGAAAATTGTTAAGGTGGAGTTCTTTTACGACTCTGGTGAACTGCTTGGAGGTCTTGTGAAGGGTCCTACCCTGGATAGCACTACATATGGGGCGTCAGCAGGCTGCCCTGTTCTGAGGAACACAGGGTAG
- the LOC100254084 gene encoding pathogen-related protein isoform X2 produces the protein MASSVVEGDKYRSYLSGDDEKNTEWRYGAPPNYDVVNKLFEEGRTKIWPAGSLEEKVQNLVKTWEMEIFHKTNPNEYKSLDPKKYTFSLNGRKPINFGQLRQLGGGYNPLMLTSLPEKLRVYNPADETAQTSHLAFTTAFPRGFALEILHVYTGPPVIVYKFRHWGFVEGPFKGHAPTGEMVEFFGMAVFEMNI, from the exons ATGGCATCTTCGGTTGTTGAGGGTGATAAGTACCGTTCCTACTTGAGTGGGGACGATGAGAAGAATACTGAATGGAGATATGGTGCTCCTCCTAACTATGATGTTGTGAACAAACTCTTTGAAGAGGGCAGAACTAAG ATATGGCCTGCTGGGTCACTGGAAGAAAAAGTGCAGAATCTTGTGAAGACATGGGAAATGGAGATTTTCCATAAGACCAACCCGAATGAATACAAATCACTTGATCCCAAGAAGTATACTTTCAGCCTTAATG GAAGGAAACCGATAAATTTCGGGCAACTCCGCCAACTTGGAGGGGGCTATAATCCATTGATGCTGACCTCCTTGCCTGAGAAGCTCCGGGTCTATAACCCAGCCGATGAAACCGCACAGACATCTCACCTGGCCTTCACCACCGCCTTCCCCCGAGGTTTTGCACTGGAGATTCTCCATGTTTATACAGGGCCACCAGTGATTGTGTACAAATTTAGGCACTGGGGCTTCGTGGAGGGTCCTTTTAAAGGACATGCACCCACtggagaaatggtagaattctttGGGATGGCAGTCTTTGAG ATGAACATATGA